From the Synergistetes bacterium HGW-Synergistetes-1 genome, one window contains:
- the porA gene encoding pyruvate ferredoxin oxidoreductase, with protein MLNKRKEMTSGNLAFAEAMRQVNPDVVAAYPITPSTEIPVKFAEFVANGMVDSEYVAVESEHSAITACVGASVSGARVMTASSANGVALMHEIFPIAASFRAPIIFGLVNRSLGAPVNIHCDHSDSMPERDSGWIQIYCEDAQEVYDSVLLAVRLAEHEDVLTPVFVCQDGFITSHCYEPVELLSDETVKKFVGERKAKYPLLDVDSPVSYGSFTMSEYYFEIKRTQIEGMNNVPRVYKELTKELAEYTGREYPALDAYRAEDAEYLIVIMSSATGVVKDVVDEMRERGVKAGCLRVRFFRPFPAEDLKKLAKGKKGVAVLDRSASIGGTAPLAAEVKSALYGLSEKVPLQEYLFGLGGRDLYPRDAEKVFSGLMENDYSDTARYIGLLEKDEENGGN; from the coding sequence ATGTTAAATAAGAGAAAAGAAATGACTTCCGGCAACCTTGCCTTCGCTGAAGCTATGAGGCAGGTCAACCCCGATGTGGTGGCCGCATATCCTATCACTCCCTCAACGGAGATCCCTGTAAAGTTTGCGGAGTTTGTGGCAAACGGAATGGTAGATTCGGAGTATGTCGCTGTGGAAAGCGAACATTCAGCGATCACAGCATGTGTAGGGGCATCTGTATCAGGTGCGAGGGTGATGACAGCGTCAAGCGCGAACGGCGTGGCGCTGATGCACGAGATATTCCCTATAGCGGCCTCATTCCGTGCGCCGATAATATTCGGTCTTGTAAACAGGAGCCTTGGCGCGCCCGTAAATATCCACTGCGACCATTCAGACAGCATGCCGGAGCGCGATTCGGGATGGATACAGATATACTGCGAAGATGCTCAGGAAGTTTACGATTCTGTTCTTCTTGCCGTCAGGCTGGCGGAACATGAGGATGTGCTGACGCCTGTATTTGTATGTCAGGATGGCTTTATTACGAGTCACTGCTATGAGCCGGTAGAACTTCTTTCAGATGAGACGGTCAAAAAGTTTGTGGGTGAGAGGAAAGCGAAATACCCGCTTCTTGATGTAGACAGCCCGGTCTCCTACGGCTCATTCACAATGTCGGAATATTATTTTGAAATAAAAAGAACGCAGATAGAGGGTATGAACAACGTCCCGAGGGTCTACAAAGAACTTACTAAAGAGCTTGCTGAGTACACAGGAAGAGAATACCCGGCGCTTGATGCCTACCGCGCTGAAGATGCTGAATACCTTATCGTGATCATGTCCTCGGCAACAGGAGTTGTAAAAGATGTAGTTGATGAAATGCGTGAAAGGGGAGTAAAGGCGGGATGTCTCAGGGTAAGATTTTTCCGGCCCTTCCCCGCAGAAGACCTTAAAAAACTTGCGAAGGGCAAAAAAGGCGTTGCTGTCCTGGACAGGAGTGCGAGCATCGGAGGAACTGCCCCGCTGGCCGCAGAGGTAAAGTCCGCACTGTACGGACTCAGTGAAAAGGTGCCGCTGCAGGAGTACCTGTTCGGACTTGGAGGCAGGGATCTCTACCCCAGAGATGCCGAAAAAGTTTTTTCAGGGCTTATGGAAAATGACTACAGCGATACTGCAAGGTATATAGGTCTGCTTGAAAAGGATGAAGAAAATGGCGGGAATTAA
- a CDS encoding pyruvate ferredoxin oxidoreductase, producing MSKPKCWQDVPPATIAWGASALDVETGLWRSMRPVLDQNKCISCLKCWLQCPDSSIKTNEEGRVCGINMFFCKGCGVCAQVCPVNAISMHQEADFNNENREHGEDPGRVADHVK from the coding sequence ATGAGCAAACCCAAATGCTGGCAGGATGTTCCTCCCGCGACGATTGCATGGGGAGCGTCGGCTCTTGATGTCGAAACGGGTCTTTGGAGGAGCATGCGTCCGGTGCTTGATCAAAACAAGTGCATATCCTGCCTGAAATGCTGGCTGCAGTGCCCGGATTCTTCCATAAAGACCAATGAAGAGGGACGTGTATGCGGAATCAATATGTTCTTTTGCAAGGGATGTGGTGTATGTGCGCAGGTTTGTCCTGTAAACGCGATATCCATGCACCAGGAAGCAGATTTTAACAACGAAAACAGAGAGCACGGAGAAGATCCGGGGAGAGTTGCAGACCATGTTAAATAA
- a CDS encoding pyruvate synthase, translated as MDNGNKRTLEVRWHGRGGQGAKSASAILAEVLFEEGKHVQAFPEYGAERQGAPMRAYNRVSDTPIRRRCSVENPNIVVIVDPTMVVSSNPCEGCMSDAVYVVNTPEDALALRSRMNLSADARVLVVDATKITLEELGQNRPNAPLLGALSHLFTDVSVETFADHFTKKMKQLSAPVLEANRRAILRGREEAVLA; from the coding sequence ATGGATAACGGAAATAAGAGGACACTTGAAGTAAGATGGCACGGACGCGGCGGGCAGGGCGCAAAGAGCGCATCAGCGATACTTGCCGAGGTCCTTTTTGAAGAGGGCAAGCATGTCCAGGCATTTCCCGAGTACGGTGCAGAACGTCAGGGCGCTCCGATGAGAGCTTACAACAGGGTATCGGATACTCCTATCCGCCGCCGCTGCAGCGTAGAAAATCCAAACATAGTTGTAATAGTTGACCCGACCATGGTAGTCAGTTCAAATCCATGCGAAGGCTGCATGTCCGATGCTGTTTATGTTGTCAACACACCGGAGGACGCCCTGGCGCTCCGCAGCAGGATGAACCTTTCAGCGGATGCCAGAGTCCTTGTAGTTGACGCAACTAAGATCACACTCGAGGAACTCGGACAGAACAGGCCAAACGCCCCCTTGCTCGGAGCGCTTTCACACCTGTTCACAGACGTCTCGGTTGAAACGTTTGCCGATCACTTTACAAAGAAAATGAAGCAGCTTTCGGCACCGGTCCTCGAAGCAAACCGGAGGGCTATCCTTCGCGGCCGTGAGGAGGCTGTATTGGCATGA
- a CDS encoding DEAD/DEAH box helicase, which yields MTQETKKFADFNLRPELLRALERKGFETPMPVQVCVLEDETLIESDIIVQAKTGSGKTLAFALPLINALDFKTREPQIIVLSPTRELAQQTAREFAWLGSESGVRVATLVGGLDMERQIRSLRDGANVVVGTPGRILDHVRRGTFKTSSIHSIVLDEGDHMLDMGFHDEMEAILQSMDNVERTWLFSATIPPEVMSLARQYLNAPKKISLVSDITSHEDITQKAYIIPSRRRFEGLTNVLIWEAPSRALIFCGTRAETQDISDKLCDIGFKATAIHGDMSQRERNTALGALRGGRVGILVATDVAARGLDIDAVSHVIQFGLPQNLESFVHRSGRTGRAGHEGSNMLLLTAREAKQFKFMASNAGSKMKMEWIPTPDALEIEGQARIRFEKTLIEHALGSDEFQSWAENLLTRDEALMLVSGLLAKAYGDQPSGYSIKADVEAELNREKSRNDKGRQGPVPSGKRPSEGRKESSARPNMGGGLIVQFSEGKSDGWEVGALLGLMCRCIGVGREDVGNIKLRDNSASIELSERGAVLFESRKDRLEKEGLNVTSARKIESRPHDYHDQRDGGKPRSESRGPHRDRKPSGTRERDSDRPKRRRITK from the coding sequence ATGACACAGGAAACAAAAAAATTCGCAGATTTTAATCTGCGGCCGGAGCTTTTGCGTGCGTTGGAGCGAAAGGGCTTCGAAACACCAATGCCGGTACAGGTATGCGTTCTCGAAGACGAAACGCTCATCGAAAGCGATATTATAGTCCAGGCAAAAACAGGATCAGGCAAAACACTTGCTTTCGCCCTTCCTCTTATCAACGCTTTGGACTTCAAAACCAGGGAACCGCAGATAATAGTTCTTTCACCTACCCGCGAGCTTGCACAGCAGACCGCGCGTGAATTTGCATGGCTGGGTTCTGAAAGCGGCGTGAGAGTGGCAACACTCGTAGGCGGACTTGATATGGAACGCCAGATCAGATCGCTCCGGGATGGCGCAAATGTTGTTGTTGGAACACCTGGAAGGATACTCGACCATGTACGCAGGGGAACTTTCAAAACTTCTTCTATCCACAGTATAGTATTGGACGAGGGAGACCATATGCTTGACATGGGCTTTCATGATGAAATGGAAGCTATCCTACAGTCTATGGACAACGTAGAAAGGACCTGGCTTTTCTCAGCCACGATCCCTCCTGAGGTCATGAGCCTTGCAAGACAGTACCTGAATGCGCCCAAAAAGATATCTCTTGTATCGGACATAACTTCACATGAAGATATAACTCAGAAAGCTTACATAATTCCTTCCCGCAGAAGGTTTGAGGGACTGACAAACGTTCTCATATGGGAAGCGCCTAGCAGAGCTCTTATATTCTGCGGTACCAGGGCGGAGACCCAGGACATATCGGATAAGCTCTGTGATATCGGCTTCAAGGCCACCGCGATACATGGCGACATGAGCCAGAGGGAAAGAAATACAGCTCTCGGAGCACTTCGCGGAGGACGTGTAGGTATCCTTGTCGCAACAGACGTTGCAGCAAGAGGCCTCGACATCGATGCCGTCAGCCACGTTATCCAGTTCGGACTGCCTCAGAACCTTGAATCCTTTGTCCACAGGAGCGGAAGAACCGGTCGCGCCGGACACGAGGGAAGCAACATGCTCCTTCTGACAGCCCGTGAAGCAAAGCAGTTCAAGTTCATGGCTTCAAACGCCGGATCAAAAATGAAAATGGAGTGGATACCTACTCCGGATGCCCTTGAGATCGAAGGACAGGCCAGGATCCGTTTTGAGAAGACACTTATCGAACATGCCCTCGGATCTGATGAATTTCAGTCCTGGGCGGAGAACCTTCTTACACGTGACGAAGCATTGATGCTTGTATCAGGATTGCTTGCAAAAGCATACGGAGACCAGCCTTCAGGATATTCAATAAAGGCTGATGTCGAAGCTGAACTGAACAGGGAAAAATCAAGAAATGACAAAGGCCGCCAGGGACCGGTTCCCTCGGGAAAAAGACCTTCAGAAGGAAGAAAAGAGAGTTCTGCAAGACCCAATATGGGCGGAGGACTCATCGTTCAATTCTCTGAAGGAAAGTCAGACGGCTGGGAAGTGGGAGCACTTCTTGGACTGATGTGCAGGTGCATCGGTGTCGGAAGAGAAGATGTAGGAAACATCAAGCTTCGCGACAACAGCGCTTCTATTGAGCTTTCTGAAAGAGGAGCAGTCCTTTTTGAATCCAGAAAGGACCGCCTCGAAAAAGAAGGGCTCAACGTCACTTCTGCCAGGAAGATAGAATCACGCCCCCATGACTACCATGATCAGAGAGACGGAGGCAAGCCGAGATCCGAGAGCAGAGGTCCTCATCGCGACCGCAAACCGTCAGGAACAAGAGAAAGAGATTCCGATCGTCCGAAAAGGCGCCGGATAACAAAATAG